One Pirellulaceae bacterium genomic region harbors:
- a CDS encoding NfeD family protein has translation MIANDAVTAIKILSWLIWMIALGSSSRTSASAQEKLAAPERVVLIEFNGPIQSLSEQYLYRKLDEAERLKADVVVIEIDSPGGEVEATMRIAAKLRDLPFARTVAYIPREALSGAALFALGCDEIVLGPQAVFGDAGPVFMREDFLFRHAPEKIRTDLARRVRDLAESQNRPPALAEAMVDMDLEVFQVQNEDTGQQTFMSQAEIDASDAPEAWKIIKPVLESRKAHFLEVNGRRAVELDLADANVSDRKELQERYRAKEWVDLEWNAVDQAVLILNNPFMTGALLVVALIALYIEFLSPGLGIGGLVATICFGLFFWSRFLGGTAEWLEVILCISGIALIVVELFVIPGFGIWGITGITLFTLGLVFASEPFLIPETGSDLNSLGQSLLILISAALVFLIAAVWITTRLGSIPVLNRFTLAPPKTAISESLNTQQAKTEITATVIEVGQIGITESPLRPAGKVAFGEDYLDVTSDGTFVDAGEQVRVIKIQGNRVVVRRLEQN, from the coding sequence ATGATCGCTAACGATGCTGTAACGGCCATAAAAATACTGTCCTGGTTGATCTGGATGATCGCTTTAGGATCATCCAGCCGGACGAGCGCATCGGCCCAGGAAAAGTTGGCGGCTCCCGAGCGAGTCGTCTTGATCGAATTCAACGGCCCGATCCAGTCGCTCAGCGAACAATACCTCTATCGCAAGCTGGATGAGGCAGAACGCTTGAAGGCTGATGTGGTGGTGATAGAGATCGACAGTCCCGGTGGAGAGGTCGAGGCGACCATGCGTATTGCAGCCAAACTGCGCGATCTACCCTTCGCCCGCACAGTTGCCTATATTCCGCGTGAGGCACTAAGCGGAGCCGCACTGTTCGCGCTCGGTTGTGATGAAATCGTACTCGGACCCCAAGCCGTGTTTGGCGACGCGGGCCCCGTATTCATGCGCGAAGATTTCCTCTTTCGCCACGCTCCGGAAAAAATACGTACCGACTTGGCTCGACGTGTTCGAGACTTGGCCGAATCTCAAAATCGACCTCCAGCCCTCGCCGAAGCGATGGTCGATATGGATCTGGAAGTCTTTCAGGTTCAAAACGAAGACACTGGCCAGCAAACGTTTATGTCCCAAGCAGAGATCGACGCAAGTGATGCTCCCGAGGCATGGAAAATCATCAAGCCAGTGCTCGAATCTCGCAAGGCACATTTCCTGGAAGTGAATGGGCGGCGTGCTGTGGAACTCGATCTGGCAGACGCCAATGTATCGGATCGAAAAGAGCTTCAAGAACGCTACCGGGCCAAAGAGTGGGTTGATTTGGAGTGGAATGCTGTCGATCAGGCCGTGTTGATACTCAATAACCCCTTCATGACGGGCGCGTTGTTGGTGGTGGCGTTGATCGCCCTCTATATCGAATTTCTTTCACCCGGACTCGGTATCGGCGGTCTGGTCGCAACCATCTGTTTTGGTCTGTTCTTCTGGAGTCGTTTCCTCGGAGGAACAGCCGAATGGCTCGAAGTCATTCTCTGTATCTCGGGCATCGCCCTGATTGTAGTGGAATTATTTGTCATTCCTGGATTTGGCATCTGGGGAATCACCGGGATCACCCTGTTCACCCTCGGCCTTGTTTTCGCCAGCGAACCATTCTTGATCCCAGAAACAGGTAGCGATTTGAACTCTCTCGGTCAGAGTTTGTTGATTCTAATCAGTGCTGCTCTCGTCTTCCTGATTGCAGCAGTGTGGATCACCACACGACTGGGAAGCATTCCTGTCTTGAATCGATTTACACTTGCCCCACCAAAAACCGCGATCTCCGAATCGCTCAATACCCAACAAGCCAAGACGGAGATCACAGCGACGGTTATTGAAGTGGGCCAGATCGGTATTACCGAATCACCACTTCGACCGGCGGGCAAAGTCGCGTTCGGAGAGGATTATCTCGATGTAACCTCCGACGGAACCTTCGTCGAT
- a CDS encoding TIM barrel protein, with the protein MSKPNKGLGRRSFIGTSVGVTAAALAIRPTETRAADVAKPGKTPNTLFAVNVEMWFGNKPFLQKISTAAEMGFPAIEFWPYENKPIKEAAQLLRDKKMAVSQFTAWGFGTELNNPEFDHDKFERKIATSCDVADQLDCSLFTVVIGNDIPGVSKAQMHTAAIKGLKRVAPLCEKRKKTIIIEPMNPRDHPRHCLYGSGDAINICKAVDSPNVKINWDLYHMQIVEGDLCMKLREGFDYVGYLQLADNPGRHEPGTGEVNYTRVFQEIKELGYDGFVGLECRPKENEWIAAQRIYAADQW; encoded by the coding sequence ATGTCAAAACCGAATAAAGGTCTGGGACGGCGATCATTCATTGGCACGAGCGTTGGAGTCACGGCGGCAGCCCTTGCGATCCGCCCAACGGAAACGCGAGCGGCCGATGTCGCGAAACCCGGAAAGACCCCCAACACACTTTTTGCAGTGAATGTCGAAATGTGGTTTGGTAACAAGCCATTCTTGCAAAAGATCTCAACTGCCGCTGAAATGGGGTTTCCTGCCATTGAGTTTTGGCCCTACGAAAACAAACCGATCAAGGAAGCGGCCCAATTACTCCGAGACAAAAAAATGGCCGTGTCTCAATTCACCGCTTGGGGATTTGGCACTGAACTGAACAACCCGGAATTTGACCACGACAAGTTTGAGCGAAAAATCGCAACTAGCTGTGATGTGGCAGATCAGCTTGACTGCTCGTTGTTTACCGTCGTCATCGGCAACGACATCCCTGGCGTGAGCAAGGCCCAGATGCACACGGCCGCGATCAAGGGCCTAAAGCGAGTCGCTCCGCTCTGCGAAAAGCGAAAAAAAACAATCATCATCGAACCGATGAATCCTCGCGACCATCCACGACATTGCCTTTACGGCAGCGGCGACGCAATCAATATCTGCAAAGCGGTTGATTCGCCAAACGTGAAAATTAATTGGGATCTTTACCACATGCAAATCGTGGAGGGCGACCTTTGCATGAAGCTACGAGAAGGATTCGATTACGTGGGTTACTTGCAACTGGCTGACAATCCGGGCCGTCACGAACCGGGGACGGGCGAAGTGAATTACACCCGCGTTTTCCAAGAAATAAAGGAGCTTGGCTATGACGGCTTTGTCGGCCTCGAGTGTCGACCGAAGGAGAATGAATGGATCGCTGCTCAACGCATCTACGCAGCCGACCAGTGGTAA
- a CDS encoding SMP-30/gluconolactonase/LRE family protein, with protein MELEKLTPPATLGEGPCWHEGEQVLYWVDILGRKLHRFDPAGEKDNHWEFDQLIGTVAPRAQGGLIISLENGFASFDPSSGKVEPWESVETSPETRFNDGKCDPAGRFWCGSMDKAEERTLGMLYRVTADHVVTKVLGPVGISNGMGWSPDQTKMYYIDSPTRKVFVFDYDAASGEIMNRRPLFELTEKDGWPDGMTVDQDGKIWLAQWAGACVTRRDPESGKTLDRIDTPAPHTSACCFGGPDLTDLYITTARKGLSDEQLEQYPDSGCLFRLKTSTKGSPTYPFAG; from the coding sequence ATGGAACTCGAAAAACTCACGCCGCCAGCAACGTTAGGCGAAGGTCCTTGCTGGCACGAAGGAGAACAAGTCCTGTACTGGGTCGATATTTTGGGGCGGAAGTTGCATCGCTTCGATCCTGCCGGCGAGAAAGACAATCATTGGGAATTCGACCAGCTGATCGGAACCGTTGCACCCCGAGCTCAAGGTGGATTGATCATCTCTTTGGAAAACGGTTTCGCATCATTTGACCCTTCCTCCGGTAAGGTTGAACCCTGGGAGTCTGTCGAAACCTCGCCGGAAACCCGTTTTAATGACGGCAAATGTGACCCGGCCGGTCGATTCTGGTGTGGGTCAATGGATAAGGCCGAGGAACGCACCCTGGGTATGCTCTATCGCGTGACTGCCGATCATGTCGTGACCAAGGTATTGGGGCCCGTCGGTATTTCTAACGGAATGGGTTGGAGTCCGGATCAAACGAAGATGTATTACATCGATTCACCCACCCGAAAAGTGTTCGTCTTTGACTATGACGCTGCTTCGGGTGAAATCATGAATCGGCGGCCATTGTTCGAACTGACAGAAAAAGACGGGTGGCCCGATGGCATGACAGTTGATCAAGATGGGAAAATATGGCTTGCCCAATGGGCGGGGGCTTGTGTGACGCGTCGTGATCCGGAATCAGGCAAAACGCTTGATCGCATTGATACGCCAGCACCCCATACCTCAGCTTGTTGTTTTGGTGGCCCTGATCTTACCGATCTTTACATCACAACGGCGCGCAAGGGATTGTCCGACGAACAGTTGGAGCAGTATCCCGATTCGGGATGTCTTTTTCGTTTAAAGACATCCACGAAAGGGAGTCCAACTTATCCGTTTGCTGGGTGA
- a CDS encoding ThuA domain-containing protein, whose amino-acid sequence MRFPSIFAATTLLISSHFIPHAQAEVKVSSDVIAKIADGLPVEAAANPQQPRNVLIFSKTLGFRHGSIPTGVKAFQMMGDKTRAYTAVHSEDPAMFDADTLKQFDAVIMLNTTGDCLAPRKGDLTDKEKETLEQRKKNLQSFVENGKGLVGTHSASDTFYSWKEYGDMIGGWFTSHPWHTNVPLKVDSPNHPLTGMFDPENGFEVKDEIYQFGPRAQNASYNGYQPYSRDALRVLLSLDNSKFDVSRGARSDNDYAISWIRDFGKGRVFYTVLGHNDHIFWNPTVLQHYLAGIQFALGDLNADTTPSASLRNSPTQTTTIEPFRGNNLDGWKLKRPTGSHWQAGSVTLAPNDPSKLQLKGNTGQLVNLKAGGVDIFTEEKFGDCLLELEVMVPKGSNSGIYLHGNYEIQVLDSFGREKIGAGDIGGIYGAEAPRVNAAKAPGQWQTFTIDFQAPRFDGDKKIANGIFKRVLLNGQLIQENVEVKQPTGGNLGQGEAATGPLMFQGDHGAVAYRNIKLTVPTK is encoded by the coding sequence ATGAGATTCCCGAGTATCTTTGCGGCCACAACGCTACTCATCTCTTCTCATTTTATTCCACACGCTCAAGCTGAAGTAAAAGTCAGCTCTGACGTGATTGCGAAGATCGCAGACGGTCTGCCCGTTGAAGCTGCTGCAAATCCCCAACAACCGCGAAACGTCTTGATCTTCAGCAAGACGCTCGGTTTTCGACACGGCTCGATTCCGACGGGCGTCAAAGCCTTTCAAATGATGGGCGACAAGACACGAGCTTACACGGCGGTGCATTCAGAAGACCCGGCCATGTTCGATGCGGATACCCTCAAACAGTTTGACGCGGTGATCATGCTGAATACCACCGGAGATTGCCTGGCGCCCCGCAAGGGTGACCTGACCGACAAGGAAAAGGAGACGTTGGAGCAACGCAAAAAAAATCTTCAATCGTTTGTCGAAAATGGCAAGGGATTAGTCGGCACGCACTCCGCATCCGACACGTTTTACAGTTGGAAAGAGTACGGTGATATGATCGGGGGCTGGTTCACGAGCCATCCATGGCACACGAATGTCCCACTGAAGGTCGATTCGCCCAACCACCCGCTCACCGGCATGTTCGATCCCGAAAATGGTTTTGAGGTCAAAGATGAGATTTATCAATTCGGCCCTCGCGCTCAAAACGCATCTTACAACGGCTATCAACCTTATTCCCGAGACGCGCTGCGAGTTTTGCTCAGTCTCGACAACAGCAAATTCGACGTCAGTCGTGGCGCTCGATCTGATAATGATTACGCAATCAGCTGGATCCGTGACTTTGGAAAGGGACGAGTGTTCTATACGGTGCTTGGTCATAACGACCACATCTTCTGGAACCCGACGGTGCTGCAACATTATCTAGCCGGGATCCAATTTGCCCTGGGCGATCTCAACGCAGATACAACTCCAAGTGCAAGCTTGCGTAACTCGCCCACCCAAACTACCACCATCGAGCCGTTTCGAGGAAACAACCTTGACGGGTGGAAACTTAAACGGCCAACCGGTAGCCATTGGCAAGCTGGCTCCGTCACGCTGGCCCCAAACGATCCATCCAAGCTTCAGTTAAAAGGGAACACTGGCCAACTGGTCAACTTGAAGGCAGGGGGAGTTGACATTTTCACCGAGGAAAAGTTTGGTGACTGTTTGTTGGAACTTGAAGTCATGGTTCCCAAAGGATCAAACTCAGGCATTTACCTGCATGGCAACTATGAGATCCAGGTCTTGGATAGTTTCGGTCGCGAAAAGATTGGAGCAGGCGACATCGGGGGCATCTACGGCGCAGAAGCACCGCGCGTAAATGCAGCCAAAGCTCCCGGTCAATGGCAAACGTTCACAATCGATTTCCAAGCCCCACGGTTCGACGGCGACAAGAAGATAGCAAACGGGATCTTCAAGCGAGTGCTCTTGAATGGCCAACTGATCCAGGAAAACGTCGAAGTCAAGCAACCAACCGGCGGGAATCTCGGCCAAGGCGAAGCAGCCACCGGACCACTGATGTTCCAAGGCGATCACGGAGCCGTTGCCTACCGAAACATCAAGTTAACCGTACCAACGAAATGA